In the Blautia coccoides genome, GGATATAAAAAGATGTTTTCACTGTAGCTGTGAGAGTAATAAACAGTTACTTTTCATCTTTTTAAATATCACCGTAACTGGTCAGCATTCACAGTTACAAATCATCAATAAAGAGGAGGAAAAGAGTTATGAGTGGAGTTGTAATTCTGGGAGCGGCAATCTTGATCTTTGTGATTGCCTATGTAACCTACGGTTCTTGGCTGGCAAAACAGTGGGGCGTGGATCCAAAACATGAGACACCGGCACATACGGAGGAGGACGGCGTGGACTTTGTGCCTGCAAAAGCCCCTGTGCTGCTGGGACATCATTTTTCATCTATCGCAGGTGCGGGTCCCATCAACGGACCTATTCAGGCGGCTATTTTTGGATGGGTGCCTGTGCTTTTGTGGATCGTCATCGGAGGTATTTTCTTCGGAGCAGTGCAGGATTTTTCTGCGTTGTTTGCGTCTATCCGTCATAAGGGAAAATCTCTGGGAGAGGTTATCGAGGAGAATATTTCTCATAAATCAAAGGTATGTTTTACCGTGTTTGCATGGCTGGTGCTGATCTTGGTCGTAGCGGCATTTGCGGATATTGTGGCAGGAACCTTTGCTGGATTCACCGCAGGCGCGGACGGTGATATGGTAAAGAATGCTGCCAATGGGTCTGTAGCCATGGCATCCATGTTGTTCATTCCCCTGGCGGTGGGATTTGGTTTCCTGAACCGTAAGAATGTAAATCTGGGCGTCACAACCATCGTTGGTGTCCTTCTTCTGGCACTGTGCATCTTTGTGGGTCTTAAATGCCCTGTTTATTTTTCAAAAACAGCATGGCTTGTGGTGATCTTTATTTACATATTTATTGCTTCTGTTGCTCCTGTGTGGATTTTGCTTCAGCCCCGTGATTATCTGAACAGCTTTTTGTTGTATTTTATGATGATCGCCGCTGCTATCGGCATTTTCTTTACCAATCCGGATGTGCAGCTCAAAGCGTTTACCGGATGGAATATCGGGGGACAGACCTTGTTCCCGTTCCTGTTCATCACAGTTGCCTGTGGTGCTGTATCAGGTTTCCACAGCCTCATCGGTTCAGGTACCACCTCAAAACAGCTCAACAGCGAGAAGGACGCAAAGCTCATAGGATATGGTTCCATGCTCATTGAGTGCGTGCTTGCAGTGATCGCGTTAATCGCTGTGGGATATCTGACCTCCGACGGTGCCTATGCGGAGATTGGTACTCCGCCTGTTGTATTTGCAACCGCGATCAGCACTTTCTTTGCCAATATGGGCATGGGAGATATGGCGGTTACAACCATGAAGACCATCATTCTTCTGGCGATTTCAGCATTCGCCCTCACATCCCTGGACACAGCCACACGTCTGGGACGATTCCTGTTCCAGGAGCTGTTTGCGTTTAAAAAGGATGGGGAAAAGAATATTCTCAGCAACATGTATGTGGCAACCATTATCACCATTGCCTGCGCAGCACTTCTGACGATCGCCGGATATCAAAAGATATGGGCGTTGTTCGGAGCCTGCAACCAGCTTGTGTCTGTTCCCGCGTTTTTGGCAGTGTCCTGCTGGCTGAAACGGATCGGGAAGAACAACAAAATGTTCTACTTCCCAATGTTCTTTATGCTTGCGGCAACACTCAGCACTCTGGTTCTTACATTTAAGAACAATGTGTTGAAACTGGCAGGAGGAACCGGGCAGGCTCTTGTGGAAGGACTTCAGTGTGTGCTGATCGTTCCGATTGTAGTATTGGCAGTGATCATGGCTGTTGATGGAATTAAGACTTTGTTCAGTAAAAATGTAAAGACTGCCTGACGGCTGATATGAGAAGGACCGAAACCGGTGAGAACGGGTTTTGGTCCTTCTTTTTGGACAGATATAGGAGAACTATACAAAATAATAAAAATAAT is a window encoding:
- a CDS encoding carbon starvation CstA family protein; amino-acid sequence: MSGVVILGAAILIFVIAYVTYGSWLAKQWGVDPKHETPAHTEEDGVDFVPAKAPVLLGHHFSSIAGAGPINGPIQAAIFGWVPVLLWIVIGGIFFGAVQDFSALFASIRHKGKSLGEVIEENISHKSKVCFTVFAWLVLILVVAAFADIVAGTFAGFTAGADGDMVKNAANGSVAMASMLFIPLAVGFGFLNRKNVNLGVTTIVGVLLLALCIFVGLKCPVYFSKTAWLVVIFIYIFIASVAPVWILLQPRDYLNSFLLYFMMIAAAIGIFFTNPDVQLKAFTGWNIGGQTLFPFLFITVACGAVSGFHSLIGSGTTSKQLNSEKDAKLIGYGSMLIECVLAVIALIAVGYLTSDGAYAEIGTPPVVFATAISTFFANMGMGDMAVTTMKTIILLAISAFALTSLDTATRLGRFLFQELFAFKKDGEKNILSNMYVATIITIACAALLTIAGYQKIWALFGACNQLVSVPAFLAVSCWLKRIGKNNKMFYFPMFFMLAATLSTLVLTFKNNVLKLAGGTGQALVEGLQCVLIVPIVVLAVIMAVDGIKTLFSKNVKTA